Proteins encoded by one window of Nitrospinota bacterium:
- a CDS encoding toxin HicA yields the protein MEVNPKDVRFTDLAKVCVHYFGKPRHKGTSHHVYKTPWLGDPRVNIQKSKDGKAKVYQVKQVLTAIRKQEDQDNG from the coding sequence ATGGAAGTAAACCCTAAAGATGTGCGGTTTACCGACCTTGCAAAAGTGTGCGTTCACTATTTCGGAAAACCACGCCACAAAGGCACAAGCCACCATGTTTATAAAACGCCGTGGCTGGGTGACCCTCGCGTAAATATCCAAAAGAGTAAGGACGGCAAGGCCAAAGTTTACCAGGTGAAACAAGTATTGACCGCAATTCGTAAACAGGAGGATCAGGACAATGGTTAA